In a single window of the Salvelinus namaycush isolate Seneca chromosome 6, SaNama_1.0, whole genome shotgun sequence genome:
- the fam113 gene encoding PC-esterase domain-containing protein 1A produces MKAVSQQQASQLLHNKFVVVLGDSIQRSVYKDIVLLLQKDKYLSLGQLKTKGEMSFEQDILVEGGRLGQMTNGTEYREVRQFRSDHHLVRFYFLTRIYSRYMQSILRDFEDGLKPDVVIVNSCLWDVSRYNPKWHVEYQENLHKLFDKMNSILPPECLVIWNMTMPLGKRIVGGFFVPEMEHRGPTLCYDVIQANFYSSKVADAYGLDVLDLHFQFRFSLAHRMKDGVHWNSLAHRRITALLLQHAAEAWGVVLHCPATTVEHIDHSEQQQLKAHTKTMTKNRGWNPAEDSGLEPYRPASDEPYRLASDEPYRPLEGKYKGCGEQFYEDELPVHPKYGAGYFSFEEDQADRPSLVNRQPTAPVHHRHTQVVNHRQTAVYRHPPVNRHSQDNRCSENNGMVRNSTRHYRPVQHNEAYHPRSYVPLRPENQYVMRKKQPKKHYAPYTCQRY; encoded by the exons ATGAAGGCTGTGAGCCAGcagcaagccagccagctcttACACAACAAGTTTGTTGTTGTCCTGGGGGACTCGA TTCAGCGCTCAGTGTATAAGGACATTGTGCTTCTGCTGCAAAAGGACAAATATCTCAGCTTGGGTCAGCTCAAGACTAAG ggagagatgagcttcgagcaagacatcctggtggAGGGCGGACGGCTGGGTCAAATGACCAATGGGACGGAATACCGTGAG GTGCGTCAGTTCCGCTCAGACCACCACCTGGTGCGGTTCTACTTCCTGACGAGGATCTACTCGCGCTACATGCAGAGCATCCTGAGGGACTTCGAAGACGGTCTCAAACCAGACGTCGTCATCGTTAACTCCTGTCTCTGGGACGTCTCCAG GTATAACCCTAAATGGCATGTTGAGTACCAGGAGAACCTTCATAAGCTCTTTGACAAGATGAACTCCATCCTGCCTCCTGAATGTCTGGTCATCTGGAACATGACCATGCCCCTGGGGAAGAGGATCGTAGGGGGCTTCTTCGTTCCTGAG ATGGAGCACAGGGGCCCAACGCTGTGCTACGACGTGATCCAGGCCAACTTCTACAGCAGCAAGGTGGCCGACGCCTACGGCCTTGACGTCCTGGACCTCCACTTCCAGTTCCGCTTCTCGCTTGCGCACCGCATGAAGGATGGGGTCCACTGGAACTCTCTGGCCCACCGACGTATCACCGCCTTACTGCTGCAACATGCTGCAGAGGCCTGGGGAGTGGTGCTGCACTGTCCTGCCACTACTGTgg AGCACATTGATCATtcagagcagcagcagctcaAAGCCCACACAAAAACCATGACCAAGAACAGAG GATGGAATCCTGCTGAGGACTCAGGCCTTGAGCCCTACAGACCAGCTTCGGATGAACCCTACAGACTAGCTTCGGATGAACCCTACAGGCCTCTGGAAGGGAAATACAAAGGCTGCGGAGAACAGTTCTACGAG GACGAGCTTCCTGTCCACCCCAAGTACGGCGCTGGCTACTTCAGCTTCGAGGAGGACCAAGCCGACAGACCAAGCCTGGTCAACAGACAGCCGACTGCCCCGGTGCATCACAGACACACCCAAGTGGTCAACCACAGACAGACGGCGGTCTACAGACATCCCCCAGTCAACAGACACTCACAGGACAACAGATGCAGTGAAAATAACGGGATGGTCCGGAACAGTA CTAGACACTACAGGCCGGTGCAGCATAATGAGGCCTACCACCCCAGATCCTACGTCCCTCTCCGTCCTGAGAACCAGTATGTGATGAGGAAGAAACAACCGAAGAAGCACTACGCCCCGTACACATGCCAGAGATACTGA
- the rpgrip1 gene encoding X-linked retinitis pigmentosa GTPase regulator-interacting protein 1, translating into MEQEVLQYRQEVTSLQEKLDSVTKEFDMSVEDLSETLIQIKTFRLQQEGREGLRFLGIDAKVEDSSRELRDLQASQAETVLELQKTRDLLLLQHRINNDLQLSSVLLPIPVLSQAELNTMIERAEREREETKRRVAEKDKLLGRRALQINTLQAQLKELAYSPRNYKRNIPLQYTWPGGDQEVVQPIEDDTTFSQLRAGESLLEIHLRGAAFTPGGLRTMGGARKGAGSKGEAVVTFCTYALLDFEMHSTPLVSGGQPNYGFTSKYPLSARDLGRLGGQGGGVLVELHQALGGVRFVTRGGAQVPLVGAVERRGERVSGRVNIAGSEGDVIGILDFWMRLFPPAEPMDTLIERGTDRMTERGADRRIERGADRRIERGADRMTDRLMDRRAISPQRQWSPIWAQRGLGLEDSVREQELFDYGGGIPNELEVVLEHCVGLRARWPELLPDSYLVYRLYDLPPHASPTIPCSANPLFNDTVSYPLAVTTDVLEYLRGGSLWVYVFDDNDDQTPPAYLAKTPIPLRPLAAGRPIRGDYVLRDTGGGPRGMVRVFIRWIYPFQPPEGSTQRHKEMDRMERAMERRSERAEELPRPIAKPRVKSKAVEPRVDRPAAQKETSIQPKPRPPPIKLRLPQPDAQSERATPVTSPEPSVATPLQSPARKRATPLRSPATLLLTPGTSQATPSQKQATPLRLPEVRGQSSPVSELTPSRPDSARSSRSSASDDKSYFKDIPSLEQVSMEEEEEDQEEKSDKAQVDSEVMESRESRTSNRSDVIIIPPSSRRIRKGDKLRVEILSLSFEPTSRVALDESVQRVYVEYRLLGVPMETTETPMSLRKPSDGEEIHYNFTRVIYVDSSEAAPLRQYLYSMLEGTDPNQGRLKFTVVNEPMDDDDDDDEECTDVGHAFLDLQELLLTGNDITERQIDIVSVDVEKEVMGKLKVSLEAAKTLTGIYWDYRQKRDQETKKDEENDEKEEDKEEKETLKKEDEIQVIDYDIDDDDSDFY; encoded by the exons ATGGAACAGGAAGTTCTACAGTACAGACAGGAAGTGACATCACTGCAGGAGAAACTGGACTCAGTCACAAAG GAGTTTGACATGAGTGTTGAGGACCTCAGTGAAACCCTGATACAGATTAAG ACATTTAGGCTACAGCAGGAGGGCCGTGAGGGTCTGCGGTTCCTAGGGATTGATGCGAAGGTGGAGGACTCATCCAGAGAGCTGAGGGACCTCCAGGCATCCCAAGCAGAGACTGTGTTAGAATTACAGAAGACCAGAGACTTACTGTTACTGCAGCACCGCATCAATAATGATTTGCAG ctctcctctgttctccttcctATTCCTGTCCTGTCACAGGCTGAGTTGAACACAATgatagagagagcagaaagagagagggaggagaccaAGAGGAGGGTAGCGGAGAAAGATAAACTACTTGGAAGAAGAGCCTTGCAAATCAACACTTTACAAG CTCAGCTGAAGGAGTTAGCCTACAGCCCTAGGAACTACAAACGGAACATACCACTACAGTACACCTGGCCGGGGGGGGACCAGGAAGTGGTACAGCCCATTGAAGACGACACCACTTTCTCTCAACTACGAGCGGGGGAGTCCCTTTTGGAGATCCACCTCAGGGGGGCAGCCTTCACCCCTGGGGGGCTACGGACCATGGGGGGCGCCCGGAAAGGGGCGGGGTCAAAAGGTGAAGCGGTTGTGACCTTTTGCACCTACGCCCTCCTGGACTTTGAAATGCACTCCACACCCCTGGTTTCGGGAGGGCAACCCAACTACGGATTCACATCGAAGTACCCCCTCTCTGCTCGTGATTTGGGGAGGCTGGGGGGTCAGGGGGGAGGGGTGCTGGTGGAGCTGCACCAGGCATTGGGAGGGGTGCGTTTCGTGACCCGAGGGGGGGCGCAGGTGCCACTGGTTGGAgcggtagagaggagaggggagcggGTGAGCGGACGAGTCAACATCGCAG GCTCTGAGGGAGATGTCATAGGGATCCTGGACTTTTGGATGCGTCTCTTCCCTCCTGCGGAGCCCATGGACACACTGATAGAGAGAGGAACggacagaatgacagagagaggagcagacaggcggatagagagaggagcagacagacggatagagagaggagcagacagaATGACAGACAGACTGATGGACAGAAGGGCCATCAGTCCACAGAGACAGTGGAGCCCCATCTGGGCCCAGAGAGGTCTAGGCTTGGAGGACAGTGTGCGCGAG CAGGAGCTATTTGACTATGGCGGAGGTATACCCAATGAGCTGGAGGTGGTGCTAGAGCATTGCGTGGGTCTAAGAGCCCGCTGGCCGGAACTACTTCCGGACTCCTACCTCGTGTACCGTCTCTACGACCTGCCGCCTCACGCTTCCCCCACAATACCGTGCAGCGCCAACCCACTGTTCAACGACACGGTCAGCTACCCTCTGGCCGTGACCACTGACGTTCTGGAGTACCTAAGAGGGGGTAGTCTCTGGGTCTATGTGTTCGATGACAATGATGATCAGACTCCACCTGCTTACCTGGCCAAGACACCCATACCACTCCGCCCGCTGGCAGCAGGACGACCTATCAGAG GTGACTATGTTCTGAGGGACACGGGTGGCGGTCCGCGGGGGATGGTCCGCGTGTTCATACGATGGATTTACCCCTTCcaaccaccagagggcagcacCCAAAGACACAAGGAGATGGACAGGAtggagagagcgatggagaggaggagcgagagagcagaggaaCTGCCGAGGCCTATTGCCAAGCCTAGGGTGAAG TCAAAGGCTGTTGAGCCCAGAGTGGACAGACCTGCTGCACAAAAAGAGACCAGCATTCAG CCCAAGCCCCGTCCTCCACCAATCAAGCTGCGATTACCCCAACCCGACGCCCAATCAGAGCGAGCCACACCTGTGACATCCCCGGAACCCAGTGTCGCCACACCCCTCCAGTCTCCAGCGAGAAAACGGGCCACGCCTCTTAGATCACCTGCCACACTCCTTCTGACACCTGGGACGAGTCAAGCCACACCCTCCCAGAAGCAGGCGACCCCTCTGAGGCTAcctgaggtcagaggtcagagttcGCCTGTGTCAGAGTTGACCCCATCTCGACCTGACTCAGCTCGTTCCTCCAGGAGTTCCGCCAGCGATGATAAGAGTTATTTTAAG gACATCCCCTCACTGGAACAGGTGTctatggaagaggaggaggaggaccaggAGGAAAAAAGTGACAAAG CCCAAGTGGATAGTGAGGTCATGGAATCCAGAGAATCAAGGACCTCCAACCGTAGTGATGTCATCATTATTCCTCCATCTTCAAGGAGAATCAGAAAG GGAGACAAGTTGAGAGtggagattctctctctctcttttgagcCCACCTCCCGAGTGGCTCTCGATGAGTCAGTGCAGCGCGTCTATGTGGAGTACCGCCTCCTGGGAGTTCCCATGGAAACCACAGAGACACCCATGTCCCTCCGTAAACCATCGGACGGGGAGGAGATACATTACAACTTCACAcgag TCATCTATGTGGACAGCTCTGAGGCAGCCCCACTAAGACAGTACCTGTACTCCATGCTGGAGGGAACTGACCCAAACCAGGgcag GTTGAAGTTCACAGTGGTCAACGAGCCaatggatgatgatgatgacgatgatgaggaGTGTACCGACGTTGGCCACGCTTTCCTGGACTTACAGGAACTGCTGCTGACAGGAAATGACATCACCGAGCGGCAGATCGACA TTGTCAGTGTGGATGTAGAGAAAGAGGTGATGGGAAAACTCAAAGTCTCTCTGGAAGCAGCAAAGACTTTGACTGGGATATACTGGGACTATCGCCAGAAGAGAGATCAAGAGACCAAGAAGGATGAAGAGAATGACGAGAAGGAGGAAGATAAGGAAGAGAAGGAAACATTGAAGAAAGAAGATGAAATACAAGTGATAGATTATGACATTGATGATGATGACAGTGACTTTTACTAA